A single window of Nicotiana sylvestris chromosome 5, ASM39365v2, whole genome shotgun sequence DNA harbors:
- the LOC104248179 gene encoding uncharacterized protein isoform X1 has product MVKLKNLRSDTLTLVLVNIAGIMEKADESLLPGAYKEVGKELHTDPTGLGSLTVFRSLVQCLCYPLAAYLAARHNRAHVIALGAFLWSAATFLVAISSTFTEVAIARGLNGVGLAIVIPAIQSLVADSTDDRNRGTAFGWLALTSNFGSILGGILAVLIAETSFLGIPGWRISFHLVGFISVIVGFLVHLFANDPRFLDNKGNAKDQLAPKPFQEEVIELLKEAKAVIKIPSFQIIIAQGVSGTFPWSSLSFVTMWLELIGFSHKTTALLWTLFQVSVSLGALYGGRMGDVLAKHLPNSGRIILAQISSGSGIPLAAILLLLLPNDPKTALLHGLVLIITGLIISWCGSATNNPIFAEIVPERARTSIYALDRSFETIIASFAPLVVGILAQQIFGYKPIPKGSTKSQETETDRQNAASLAKALCTAVGIPSAICCFIYSFLYCTYPQDRDRARLQQIDETCKFPSEEQQALLESDEHRPLSAIC; this is encoded by the exons ATGGTAAAGCTCAAGAACTTGAGATCAGATACATTGACACTTGTACTTGTAAATATTGCTGGTATAATGGAGAAAGCTGATGAGTCTTTATTACCTGGAGCTTACAAAGAAGTTGGCAAAGAATTGCACACTGATCCCACTGGTCTTGGCTCTCTCACTGTCTTTAGATCATTAGTTCAATGCCTTTGTTATCCTTTAGCTGCATACTTAGCTGCTCGTCATAACAGAGCTCATGTCATAGCTCTTGGCGCTTTTCTCTGGTCTGCTGCTACTTTCCTTGTTGCTATCTCCTCCACCTTCACGGAG GTAGCAATTGCCAGAGGATTGAATGGAGTAGGACTTGCAATAGTCATACCAGCAATCCAATCTCTAGTTGCTGATTCAACTGATGATAGAAATCGCGGTACAGCCTTTGGATGGTTAGCACTAACATCAAATTTTGGCTCAATTCTTGGTGGGATTTTGGCTGTGCTAATAGCAGAAACATCATTCTTGGGAATCCCTGGCTGGAGAATTTCCTTCCATTTGGTTGGTTTTATAAGTGTTATCGTTGGTTTTTTAGTCCATCTCTTTGCCAATGATCCGCGATTCCTTGACAATAAGGGCAATGCAAAAGATCAACTTGCACCGAAACCATTTCAAGAAGAAGTCATCGAACTCCTAAAAGAAGCGAAAGCAGTTATCAAAATACCTTCCTTCCAAATAATTATTGCACAAGGGGTTTCCGGGACATTCCCTTGGTCATCGTTGTCGTTTGTTACTATGTGGTTAGAGCTTATAGGCTTCTCCCATAAGACAACAGCACTACTCTGGACTTTGTTTCAAGTTTCTGTGTCGCTTGGCGCGTTGTATGGGGGCCGCATGGGGGATGTCTTGGCCAAGCACTTACCTAATTCTGGTAGAATTATTCTAGCTCAGATTAGCTCTGGCTCAGGAATTCCTTTAGCTGCAATTCTACTGTTGCTATTGCCTAATGATCCTAAAACAGCTTTGTTGCATGGTTTAGTCTTAATCATCACGGGATTAATCATATCATGGTGTGGTTCAGCAACAAACAA TCCAATATTTGCTGAGATAGTCCCTGAGAGAGCTCGGACAAGCATTTACGCTCTGGATCGATCTTTTGAGACGATAATTGCATCCTTTGCGCCACTGGTGGTTGGTATTTTAGCTCAACAAATTTTTGGTTATAAACCAATTCCAAAGGGATCAACAAAGTCTCAAGAAACTGAAACAGATAGACAGAATGCTGCATCACTTGCCAAGGCACTATGCACTGCAGTAGGCATTCCATCGGCCATTTGTTGCTTCATATATTCCTTCCTCTATTGCACATATCCACAAGATAGGGATCGTGCCCGGTTGCAACAGATTGATGAAACATGCAAGTTTCCATCTGAAGAACAACAAGCCTTACTTGAGAGCGATGAGCACAGACCTCTTTCAGCAATTTGTTGA
- the LOC104248179 gene encoding uncharacterized protein isoform X2, which yields MSLYYLELTKKLAKNCTLIPLVAIARGLNGVGLAIVIPAIQSLVADSTDDRNRGTAFGWLALTSNFGSILGGILAVLIAETSFLGIPGWRISFHLVGFISVIVGFLVHLFANDPRFLDNKGNAKDQLAPKPFQEEVIELLKEAKAVIKIPSFQIIIAQGVSGTFPWSSLSFVTMWLELIGFSHKTTALLWTLFQVSVSLGALYGGRMGDVLAKHLPNSGRIILAQISSGSGIPLAAILLLLLPNDPKTALLHGLVLIITGLIISWCGSATNNPIFAEIVPERARTSIYALDRSFETIIASFAPLVVGILAQQIFGYKPIPKGSTKSQETETDRQNAASLAKALCTAVGIPSAICCFIYSFLYCTYPQDRDRARLQQIDETCKFPSEEQQALLESDEHRPLSAIC from the exons ATGAGTCTTTATTACCTGGAGCTTACAAAGAAGTTGGCAAAGAATTGCACACTGATCCCACTG GTAGCAATTGCCAGAGGATTGAATGGAGTAGGACTTGCAATAGTCATACCAGCAATCCAATCTCTAGTTGCTGATTCAACTGATGATAGAAATCGCGGTACAGCCTTTGGATGGTTAGCACTAACATCAAATTTTGGCTCAATTCTTGGTGGGATTTTGGCTGTGCTAATAGCAGAAACATCATTCTTGGGAATCCCTGGCTGGAGAATTTCCTTCCATTTGGTTGGTTTTATAAGTGTTATCGTTGGTTTTTTAGTCCATCTCTTTGCCAATGATCCGCGATTCCTTGACAATAAGGGCAATGCAAAAGATCAACTTGCACCGAAACCATTTCAAGAAGAAGTCATCGAACTCCTAAAAGAAGCGAAAGCAGTTATCAAAATACCTTCCTTCCAAATAATTATTGCACAAGGGGTTTCCGGGACATTCCCTTGGTCATCGTTGTCGTTTGTTACTATGTGGTTAGAGCTTATAGGCTTCTCCCATAAGACAACAGCACTACTCTGGACTTTGTTTCAAGTTTCTGTGTCGCTTGGCGCGTTGTATGGGGGCCGCATGGGGGATGTCTTGGCCAAGCACTTACCTAATTCTGGTAGAATTATTCTAGCTCAGATTAGCTCTGGCTCAGGAATTCCTTTAGCTGCAATTCTACTGTTGCTATTGCCTAATGATCCTAAAACAGCTTTGTTGCATGGTTTAGTCTTAATCATCACGGGATTAATCATATCATGGTGTGGTTCAGCAACAAACAA TCCAATATTTGCTGAGATAGTCCCTGAGAGAGCTCGGACAAGCATTTACGCTCTGGATCGATCTTTTGAGACGATAATTGCATCCTTTGCGCCACTGGTGGTTGGTATTTTAGCTCAACAAATTTTTGGTTATAAACCAATTCCAAAGGGATCAACAAAGTCTCAAGAAACTGAAACAGATAGACAGAATGCTGCATCACTTGCCAAGGCACTATGCACTGCAGTAGGCATTCCATCGGCCATTTGTTGCTTCATATATTCCTTCCTCTATTGCACATATCCACAAGATAGGGATCGTGCCCGGTTGCAACAGATTGATGAAACATGCAAGTTTCCATCTGAAGAACAACAAGCCTTACTTGAGAGCGATGAGCACAGACCTCTTTCAGCAATTTGTTGA
- the LOC104248186 gene encoding cytosolic sulfotransferase 5-like isoform X2: protein MKTALIPCIMALNRDNIDHEEDDPLLTNHPNQLMPSIEISIFNPKNLDSDVLNIDEMPSPRLFRTHLPYSKLPESIKNDNSSCKLVYITREPKDVFVSLWHFMNSISNAEPCPKMDEYFDSFCKGIHPFGPFHDHVLEYWNESLKKPEKILFLRYEEIKKDPKGQVKKLAEFLGRPFANEEELDNVLWRCSLERLRNLQVNKNGLEPSLGIPKIAYFRNGLVGDGKNSLKKEMQERLDQITREKFEGTGLDLQVI from the coding sequence CTCTTATCCCTTGCATCATGGCCCTTAACAGAGATAATATTGATCATGAGGAGGATGACCCTTTACTAACAAACCACCCAAACCAACTCATGCCATCTATTGAAATATCAATATTCAACCCAAAGAACCTAGATTCTGATGTCCTTAACATTGACGAAATGCCTTCACCTCGACTCTTTCGGACTCACTTGCCTTATTCCAAGCTTCCAGAGTCAATCAAGAATGACAATTCCAGCTGCAAATTAGTGTACATTACCCGCGAACCTAAAGATGTTTTTGTGTCGTTATGGCACTTCATGAATTCGATATCCAATGCAGAGCCTTGTCCAAAGATGGATGAATATTTCGATAGTTTCTGTAAAGGCATTCATCCTTTTGGCCCCTTTCATGACCATGTTTTGGAGTACTGGaatgaaagtttgaagaaacCCGAGAAGATACTTTTCTTGAGGTATGAAGAGATTAAAAAAGATCCGAAAGGTCAAGTGAAGAAGTTGGCTGAGTTTCTTGGCAGACCTTTTGCGAACGAGGAGGAGCTTGATAATGTCCTTTGGAGATGCAGTTTGGAGAGGCTGAGGAATCTTCAGGTTAACAAGAATGGCTTGGAACCTTCTCTTGGCATTCCTAAAATTGCTTATTTCCGAAATGGTCTTGTTGGGGACGGGAAGAATTCCCTCAAAAAGGAGATGCAAGAACGTCTTGATCAAATTACACGCGAAAAATTTGAAGGCACTGGCTTAGATCTTCAAGTTATTTAA
- the LOC104248186 gene encoding cytosolic sulfotransferase 5-like isoform X1, protein MKTGTTWLKALIPCIMALNRDNIDHEEDDPLLTNHPNQLMPSIEISIFNPKNLDSDVLNIDEMPSPRLFRTHLPYSKLPESIKNDNSSCKLVYITREPKDVFVSLWHFMNSISNAEPCPKMDEYFDSFCKGIHPFGPFHDHVLEYWNESLKKPEKILFLRYEEIKKDPKGQVKKLAEFLGRPFANEEELDNVLWRCSLERLRNLQVNKNGLEPSLGIPKIAYFRNGLVGDGKNSLKKEMQERLDQITREKFEGTGLDLQVI, encoded by the coding sequence GTACTACTTGGCTCAAAGCTCTTATCCCTTGCATCATGGCCCTTAACAGAGATAATATTGATCATGAGGAGGATGACCCTTTACTAACAAACCACCCAAACCAACTCATGCCATCTATTGAAATATCAATATTCAACCCAAAGAACCTAGATTCTGATGTCCTTAACATTGACGAAATGCCTTCACCTCGACTCTTTCGGACTCACTTGCCTTATTCCAAGCTTCCAGAGTCAATCAAGAATGACAATTCCAGCTGCAAATTAGTGTACATTACCCGCGAACCTAAAGATGTTTTTGTGTCGTTATGGCACTTCATGAATTCGATATCCAATGCAGAGCCTTGTCCAAAGATGGATGAATATTTCGATAGTTTCTGTAAAGGCATTCATCCTTTTGGCCCCTTTCATGACCATGTTTTGGAGTACTGGaatgaaagtttgaagaaacCCGAGAAGATACTTTTCTTGAGGTATGAAGAGATTAAAAAAGATCCGAAAGGTCAAGTGAAGAAGTTGGCTGAGTTTCTTGGCAGACCTTTTGCGAACGAGGAGGAGCTTGATAATGTCCTTTGGAGATGCAGTTTGGAGAGGCTGAGGAATCTTCAGGTTAACAAGAATGGCTTGGAACCTTCTCTTGGCATTCCTAAAATTGCTTATTTCCGAAATGGTCTTGTTGGGGACGGGAAGAATTCCCTCAAAAAGGAGATGCAAGAACGTCTTGATCAAATTACACGCGAAAAATTTGAAGGCACTGGCTTAGATCTTCAAGTTATTTAA